One genomic region from Rosa rugosa chromosome 1, drRosRugo1.1, whole genome shotgun sequence encodes:
- the LOC133713575 gene encoding uncharacterized protein LOC133713575 isoform X2 translates to MDQKGLSEDLRNDVELVKSSSEKQLLRPSARHYSVFKGQATDADPEKGRYTLIKDAEDFPSGIYEKQLPCFGCGIGWFSFLLGFVFPLMWYYATVLYFGNYYRKDPRERAGLAASAICALVCSAVLVVIVLFLIF, encoded by the exons ATGGATCAAA AGGGTTTGTCAGAAGATTTGAGAAACGACGTTGAGTTAGTGAAATCATCCTCTGAAAAGCAACTTTTGAGACCATCAGCTCGACATTATTCAGTATTTAAAG GGCAAGCAACAGATGCGGATCCTGAAAAAGGAAGATATACGCTTATTAAAGATGCAGAGGACTTTCCATCAGGAATATATGAGAAACAGCTTCCATGCTTTGGCTGTGGGATAGGATGGTTTTC ATTTCTTTTAGGCTTTGTCTTCCCATTGATGTGGTACTATGCCACAGTTCTCTACTTTGGAAACTACTATCGCAAAGATCCTAGGGAGCGAGCTGGACTGGCAGCCTCTGCAATTTGt GCACTGGTTTGTTCTGCTGTGTTGGTGGTCATAGTACTGTTTCTGATATTCTAG
- the LOC133713575 gene encoding uncharacterized protein LOC133713575 isoform X1 yields the protein MDQKFIGAAEGLSEDLRNDVELVKSSSEKQLLRPSARHYSVFKGQATDADPEKGRYTLIKDAEDFPSGIYEKQLPCFGCGIGWFSFLLGFVFPLMWYYATVLYFGNYYRKDPRERAGLAASAICALVCSAVLVVIVLFLIF from the exons ATGGATCAAA AATTTATTGGTGCTGCAGAGGGTTTGTCAGAAGATTTGAGAAACGACGTTGAGTTAGTGAAATCATCCTCTGAAAAGCAACTTTTGAGACCATCAGCTCGACATTATTCAGTATTTAAAG GGCAAGCAACAGATGCGGATCCTGAAAAAGGAAGATATACGCTTATTAAAGATGCAGAGGACTTTCCATCAGGAATATATGAGAAACAGCTTCCATGCTTTGGCTGTGGGATAGGATGGTTTTC ATTTCTTTTAGGCTTTGTCTTCCCATTGATGTGGTACTATGCCACAGTTCTCTACTTTGGAAACTACTATCGCAAAGATCCTAGGGAGCGAGCTGGACTGGCAGCCTCTGCAATTTGt GCACTGGTTTGTTCTGCTGTGTTGGTGGTCATAGTACTGTTTCTGATATTCTAG